The Vescimonas coprocola genome includes a window with the following:
- a CDS encoding RluA family pseudouridine synthase — MEIVYADPRIVVAVKPAGVLSTDEPGGMPQLLRQELGTPCIRTVHRLDAAVSGLMVYARSAKAASLLSEQIRSRTFGKEYLAVVHGVPEGGVMTDLLGRDPVRRRTYVAAEPGKDVRPAELSYEVLGSREGLSLVRIRLHTGRTHQIRVQFASRGFPLVGDRKYGGGEEGESIALWSWRLEFAHPQTGAAMRFSKLPPRETPWLGFPMPLTGR; from the coding sequence ATGGAGATCGTTTACGCAGACCCACGCATCGTGGTGGCGGTGAAGCCTGCCGGGGTGCTGAGCACCGACGAGCCCGGCGGGATGCCCCAGCTGCTGCGGCAGGAGCTGGGGACTCCCTGCATCCGCACGGTACACCGGCTGGACGCCGCCGTCAGCGGGCTGATGGTCTACGCCCGGTCGGCCAAGGCGGCGTCCCTGCTGTCGGAGCAGATTCGCAGCCGCACCTTCGGCAAGGAGTATCTGGCGGTGGTCCACGGCGTGCCGGAGGGGGGCGTGATGACGGACCTGCTGGGGCGGGATCCCGTCCGGCGGCGCACCTATGTGGCGGCGGAGCCGGGGAAGGATGTGCGCCCGGCGGAGCTGTCCTATGAGGTGCTGGGGAGCCGGGAGGGGCTGTCACTGGTGCGTATCCGGCTGCACACCGGGCGGACCCATCAAATTCGGGTGCAGTTTGCCTCCCGTGGGTTTCCACTGGTGGGGGACCGGAAATACGGCGGGGGAGAGGAAGGGGAAAGCATCGCCCTGTGGTCGTGGCGGCTGGAGTTCGCCCATCCCCAGACCGGGGCGGCCATGCGGTTTTCCAAACTGCCGCCCAGGGAGACCCCGTGGCTGGGCTTTCCCATGCCCCTGACAGGGAGATAG
- a CDS encoding VWA domain-containing protein, whose translation MKKMRHMKRKALVALVLSVTMLLTLMPGLVFGVSDDQGDPDTVSSSIDYPTVNFTDVAPFLPPVSGTALRRSPARDAGDANTGSDNGNNGMVVNKTSVYNEETGAYDITLEAYATGSKVISTVTSDVPTDVILVLDQSGSMGDDMGQLVYTAYSGNTRQNSDLYEKQDNLWYKLSDGSYVAVTVTSRNDSIQYTPITNGRNNEDYDWWSDSTYTNLWDNKDNLYAKINGEYQKVTVSRSGYGNNRTYTYTLPDGTQIASSRGDDAAPTISSTDDGYLYLASIDTTQTVYTYTYTDANGTVQTIGTSTGDSTNFTAATLYSRSTTDSGITRLEALKNAAATFANAVEEKAKGADGTLGTEDDISHRIAVVGFASKSGYGDNTELLSIAGSNSGSVGVAYHNITDQNLKDVLQEVDTSAGQTMVSTAIDALAASGATQTDLGLDMAQRILSANPVQPNETHNRVVIVFTDGAPTSFNGFEKDVANDAITHAGAIKTAGATVYTIGIFAGADATSAGTEPSGDLGQNSSSLNSACNWFMQQVSSNNGTPCTPSYYLSAADAGSLSNIFQQISDNIETGGSSSTLTEESVVRDIISPQFTLPAGSTASDITLETYACTGKDGDTYTWRQNDTAMGATATIDGNNVSVTGFDFSDNYVGTVTNNGIVTYRGHKLVIRFSVKPQPDFLGGNNVPTNAGAGVYENKDSETPVREFPQPTVNVPIRPVTVAAQDYNVYLLGGLTASQLQSDSTVQVGSVKLDLTKATDSDHPYGLEPWQTAYVDITVSLTGPDGSPVTDLTQLREDTSYTVSVTVSPKTEPQADVSGTPASEQTGSATGKVNVFKPTLTYEDGTVYYGDTFDRATLPGYRTSTSWFHGTTEDTTVTMTGTAPALTYGYTYDTTLLTDIVNTKQDIPVKATISIGDTNITGDTTFLHTDCAGETWSHTSGDPAFLLHVRTCALTVTKTGGADGEPYVFNVYRNGDLYTQVTVVGSSSVSLYELPVGKYTIAEDTGWSWRYDAAYDPDKPDGCTLTADHNSGSITCTNTLKNDRWLNGFSDVIANIFGIRH comes from the coding sequence ATGAAAAAAATGCGGCATATGAAGAGAAAAGCCCTTGTGGCGCTGGTGCTGTCTGTCACCATGCTGCTGACCCTGATGCCCGGTCTGGTCTTTGGTGTCTCCGACGATCAGGGTGACCCGGACACCGTCAGCTCCTCCATCGACTACCCCACCGTGAATTTCACCGACGTGGCCCCCTTCCTGCCCCCGGTCAGCGGCACTGCCCTCCGGCGCTCCCCGGCCCGTGACGCCGGTGATGCCAATACCGGCAGCGATAACGGCAATAACGGCATGGTGGTCAACAAGACCTCCGTTTATAACGAGGAGACCGGCGCCTATGACATTACGCTGGAGGCCTACGCCACCGGCAGCAAGGTCATCAGCACCGTCACCAGCGATGTTCCCACGGACGTCATTCTGGTTCTGGATCAGTCCGGCTCTATGGGGGATGATATGGGGCAACTGGTCTACACGGCCTACTCCGGCAATACCCGTCAGAACAGTGATCTCTATGAGAAGCAGGATAACCTCTGGTATAAGCTCTCCGATGGCAGCTATGTCGCCGTTACCGTCACCTCCCGGAACGACAGCATCCAATACACCCCCATCACCAACGGAAGAAATAACGAGGATTATGATTGGTGGTCCGACTCAACGTACACAAATCTCTGGGATAACAAAGACAACCTTTACGCCAAGATCAATGGCGAATACCAGAAGGTCACCGTGAGTCGTTCCGGTTACGGAAACAACCGCACCTACACCTATACCCTCCCGGATGGCACGCAGATCGCATCCAGTCGAGGCGATGATGCAGCACCTACCATCAGCAGCACAGACGATGGCTATCTCTATCTCGCATCCATCGATACCACTCAGACCGTCTATACCTACACCTATACCGATGCCAACGGCACGGTGCAGACCATCGGCACCTCCACAGGCGACAGCACCAACTTCACGGCTGCCACGCTTTACAGCCGCAGCACCACAGATAGCGGCATCACCCGTCTGGAAGCCCTGAAAAATGCCGCCGCCACCTTTGCAAATGCCGTGGAGGAGAAGGCCAAGGGCGCTGACGGTACCCTCGGCACCGAGGACGACATCTCCCACCGCATCGCCGTGGTGGGCTTCGCCAGCAAGTCCGGCTACGGCGACAACACGGAGCTGCTGTCCATCGCCGGAAGCAACAGCGGCAGCGTGGGTGTGGCCTATCACAACATCACCGACCAGAACCTCAAGGACGTTCTTCAGGAAGTGGACACCTCCGCCGGTCAGACTATGGTCTCCACCGCCATTGATGCTCTGGCCGCCAGCGGCGCCACCCAAACGGATCTGGGTCTGGACATGGCCCAGCGCATCCTCTCCGCCAACCCCGTGCAGCCTAACGAAACGCACAACCGTGTGGTCATCGTCTTTACGGACGGCGCCCCCACCAGCTTCAACGGCTTTGAGAAGGATGTCGCCAACGACGCCATCACCCATGCCGGCGCCATCAAGACCGCCGGAGCCACCGTCTACACCATCGGCATCTTCGCTGGAGCCGACGCCACTAGTGCCGGCACCGAGCCAAGCGGCGACCTTGGTCAGAACAGCAGCTCCCTGAACAGCGCCTGCAACTGGTTCATGCAGCAGGTGTCCTCCAACAACGGCACGCCCTGCACCCCCAGCTACTACTTGTCTGCGGCGGACGCCGGTTCCCTCAGCAACATCTTCCAGCAGATCTCCGACAACATCGAGACCGGCGGCTCCTCCTCCACCCTGACGGAGGAATCCGTAGTCCGGGATATCATCTCCCCCCAGTTCACCCTTCCGGCCGGAAGCACCGCCTCTGATATCACGCTGGAGACCTACGCCTGCACCGGCAAGGACGGCGACACCTACACATGGCGCCAAAACGACACCGCCATGGGCGCCACTGCCACGATAGACGGCAATAACGTCAGCGTCACAGGCTTTGACTTCTCCGATAACTACGTGGGCACCGTTACGAATAACGGCATCGTCACCTACCGGGGCCATAAACTGGTCATCCGCTTCAGCGTCAAGCCCCAGCCCGACTTTCTGGGCGGCAACAATGTCCCCACCAACGCCGGGGCCGGCGTCTATGAAAACAAAGACTCCGAGACCCCTGTCCGGGAGTTCCCCCAGCCCACGGTAAACGTCCCCATCCGGCCCGTCACCGTTGCAGCGCAGGACTATAACGTCTATCTGCTGGGCGGTCTCACTGCCAGCCAGCTGCAAAGCGACTCCACTGTGCAGGTAGGCAGCGTTAAGCTGGATCTGACCAAGGCCACCGACTCCGATCACCCCTACGGCTTGGAGCCGTGGCAGACCGCCTACGTGGATATCACCGTCTCCCTCACAGGCCCGGACGGCAGCCCCGTCACTGACCTGACTCAGCTGCGGGAGGACACCTCCTACACCGTCTCCGTCACGGTATCCCCCAAAACGGAGCCGCAGGCAGACGTCAGCGGCACACCGGCCAGCGAGCAAACGGGCAGCGCCACCGGCAAGGTCAACGTCTTTAAACCGACGCTCACCTACGAGGACGGCACCGTCTACTACGGCGACACCTTCGATAGGGCCACGCTGCCCGGTTACCGCACCTCCACCAGCTGGTTCCACGGCACCACCGAGGATACCACCGTAACCATGACCGGCACTGCTCCGGCGCTGACCTACGGCTACACCTACGACACCACCCTTCTGACGGACATCGTGAACACCAAGCAGGACATCCCCGTGAAGGCCACCATCTCCATCGGTGACACCAACATCACCGGCGACACCACCTTCCTGCACACGGACTGCGCCGGAGAGACCTGGAGCCACACCAGCGGCGACCCCGCCTTCCTGCTCCACGTCAGGACCTGCGCCCTGACCGTCACCAAGACCGGCGGCGCTGACGGTGAGCCCTATGTGTTCAACGTCTACCGCAACGGCGATCTCTACACCCAAGTCACGGTGGTGGGCAGCAGCAGTGTCTCCCTCTATGAGCTTCCGGTGGGCAAATACACCATTGCGGAGGACACCGGCTGGAGCTGGCGCTATGACGCCGCCTACGACCCCGATAAGCCGGACGGCTGCACCCTCACCGCCGACCACAATAGCGGCAGCATCACCTGCACCAACACCCTGAAGAATGACCGCTGGCTCAACGGCTTCAGTGATGTCATCGCCAACATCTTCGGAATCCGACACTGA
- a CDS encoding aminopeptidase codes for MKKTVLRKYAQLIAASGVNVQPGQEVFIAADLDQPEFVKLLVEECYKRKAKKVVVDWSYQPLQKLHYRYRTLTTLSKLDNYEEARWQHYVDTIPCRIYLLSEDPDGLKGINQEKMAKSQQRLYPVIKKYRDQIENKYQWCIAAVPGAAWAKKLFPELRTSQAIEKLWEAILSTSRVDEDPVAAWEAHNKDLHDRCQYLSGLGIRELRYKSANGTDFTVGMIPEAQFCGGGETSLQGIFFNPNIPTEECFISPMKGVAEGIVYATKPLSYQGQLIDGFWIRFHEGKAVEWHAEVNNDLLTKLITMDEGSCYLGECALVPFDSPINQTGLLFYNTLFDENACCHLALGMGFADTIRDFQSKTLEECRALGVNDSMIHEDFMIGSADLSIDAVCDGGKVVPIFRNGTWAF; via the coding sequence GTGAAAAAGACCGTTTTGAGGAAATATGCCCAGCTGATCGCCGCCTCCGGCGTCAATGTGCAGCCGGGTCAGGAGGTATTCATCGCCGCCGATCTGGATCAGCCGGAGTTTGTGAAGCTGCTGGTGGAGGAATGCTATAAGCGCAAGGCCAAGAAGGTGGTGGTGGACTGGAGCTATCAGCCCCTGCAAAAGCTCCACTACCGCTATCGTACCCTGACCACTCTCTCCAAGCTTGATAACTACGAGGAGGCCCGCTGGCAGCACTATGTGGATACCATTCCCTGCCGCATCTACCTGCTCAGCGAGGACCCCGACGGTCTGAAGGGCATCAATCAGGAGAAGATGGCCAAGAGTCAGCAGCGGCTATACCCCGTCATCAAGAAATACCGGGATCAGATCGAGAATAAGTACCAGTGGTGCATCGCCGCCGTCCCAGGCGCCGCATGGGCCAAGAAGCTGTTCCCGGAGCTGCGGACCAGTCAGGCCATTGAGAAGCTGTGGGAGGCCATTCTCTCCACCAGCCGGGTGGACGAGGACCCCGTGGCGGCGTGGGAGGCCCATAACAAGGACCTCCACGACCGGTGCCAGTACCTCAGCGGTCTGGGCATCCGGGAGCTGCGCTACAAGAGCGCCAACGGCACGGACTTCACCGTGGGCATGATCCCGGAGGCGCAGTTCTGCGGCGGCGGCGAGACCAGCCTGCAAGGCATCTTCTTCAATCCCAATATCCCCACGGAGGAGTGCTTCATCTCCCCCATGAAGGGTGTGGCCGAGGGCATTGTCTACGCCACCAAGCCCCTGAGCTATCAGGGTCAGCTCATCGACGGCTTCTGGATCCGCTTCCACGAGGGCAAGGCGGTGGAGTGGCACGCCGAGGTCAACAACGACCTGCTGACCAAGCTCATCACCATGGACGAGGGCAGCTGCTATCTGGGCGAGTGCGCTCTGGTCCCCTTCGACTCCCCCATCAATCAAACGGGCCTGCTGTTTTATAACACCCTCTTTGATGAAAACGCCTGCTGCCATCTGGCGCTGGGCATGGGCTTTGCCGATACCATCCGGGACTTCCAGAGCAAGACGCTGGAGGAGTGCCGGGCGCTGGGCGTCAACGACTCCATGATCCACGAGGACTTCATGATCGGCTCGGCGGACCTCTCCATCGACGCCGTGTGCGACGGCGGCAAGGTGGTCCCCATCTTCCGCAATGGTACATGGGCTTTTTGA